The following proteins come from a genomic window of Alphaproteobacteria bacterium:
- a CDS encoding metalloregulator ArsR/SmtB family transcription factor, which produces MQIDDMQENARRASRLLKALSNEHRLLILCQLADGEKSVSELESLIGLSQSAMSQHLARLRNDSLVTTRRQAQTIHYSLVGNDATAVIETLYGLFCESESEGGEDGPLDPGIAAE; this is translated from the coding sequence ATGCAGATCGACGACATGCAGGAAAATGCCCGGCGTGCCAGCCGCCTGCTGAAGGCGCTGAGCAACGAGCACCGCCTGCTGATTCTGTGCCAACTGGCGGATGGCGAAAAAAGCGTCAGCGAGCTCGAGTCCCTGATCGGCCTCAGCCAGTCGGCCATGTCGCAGCATCTGGCGCGCTTGCGCAACGACAGCTTGGTGACTACGCGGCGCCAGGCCCAGACCATCCACTATTCGCTGGTCGGCAACGATGCGACGGCGGTCATCGAAACACTCTACGGTCTGTTTTGCGAAAGCGAGAGCGAGGGCGGCGAAGACGGCCCGCTTGACCCCGGCATCGCTGCCGAGTAG